The following are encoded together in the Buteo buteo chromosome 2, bButBut1.hap1.1, whole genome shotgun sequence genome:
- the CTNNB1 gene encoding catenin beta-1 isoform X2 — protein sequence MATQADLMELDMAMEPDRKAAVSHWQQQSYLDSGIHSGATTTAPSLSGKGNPEEEDVDTTQVLYEWEQGFSQSFTQEQVADIDGQYAMTRAQRVRAAMFPETLDEGMQIPSTQFDAAHPTNVQRLAEPSQMLKHAVVNLINYQDDAELATRAIPELTKLLNDEDQVVVNKAAVMVHQLSKKEASRHAIMRSPQMVSAIVRTMQNTNDVETARCTAGTLHNLSHHREGLLAIFKSGGIPALVKMLGSPVDSVLFYAITTLHNLLLHQEGAKMAVRLAGGLQKMVALLNKTNVKFLAITTDCLQILAYGNQESKLIILASGGPQALVNIMRTYTYEKLLWTTSRVLKVLSVCSSNKPAIVEAGGMQALGLHLTDPSQRLVQNCLWTLRNLSDAATKQEGMEGLLGTLVQLLGSDDINVVTCAAGILSNLTCNNYKNKMMVCQVGGIEALVRTVLRAGDREDITEPAICALRHLTSRHQEAEMAQNAVRLHYGLPVVVKLLHPPSHWPLIKATVGLIRNLALCPANHAPLREQGAIPRLVQLLVRAHQDTQRRTSMGGTQQQFVEGVRMEEIVEGCTGALHILARDVHNRIVIRGLNTIPLFVQLLYSPIENIQRVAAGVLCELAQDKEAAEAIEAEGATAPLTELLHSRNEGVATYAAAVLFRMSEDKPQDYKKRLSVELTSSLFRTEPMAWNETADLGLDIGAQGEPLGYRPDAVSSE from the exons ATGGCAACCCAAG CTGACTTGATGGAGTTGGATATGGCAATGGAGccagacagaaaagcagcagtgagtCACTGGCAGCAACAATCATATCTGGACTCTGGTATCCATTCTGGTGCCACAACAACTGCTCCCTCCTTGAGTGGCAAGGGAAATCCTGAAGAGGAAGATGTGGACACAACACAAGTGCTGTACGAGTGGGAGCAGGGATTCTCACAGTCCTTTACCCAGGAGCAAGTTGCTG ATATTGATGGCCAGTATGCAATGACTAGAGCTCAGAGAGTGCGTGCAGCTATGTTCCCTGAAACACTGGATGAAGGAATGCAAATCCCATCCACGCAATTTGATGCTGCTCATCCAACTAATGTGCAACGCCTGGCTGAGCCATCCCAGATGTTAAAACATGCTGTTGTTAATTTGATAAACTACCAAGATGATGCAGAACTTGCAACTCGTGCAATCCCAGAACTGACCAAACTGTTGAATGATGAGGACCAG gTGGTGGTGAACAAGGCTGCAGTTATGGTTCATCAGTTATCCAAAAAGGAAGCGTCTCGCCATGCTATTATGAGATCTCCTCAAATGGTGTCTGCTATTGTACGTACGATGCAAAATACAAATGATGTGGAAACGGCCCGTTGTACTGCAGGTACACTACACAACCTCTCACATCACCGTGAAGGCTTGTTGGCAATCTTCAAATCAGGAGGCATCCCTGCTTTGGTTAAAATGCTTGG gtCTCCAGTGGACTCTGTGCTATTCTATGCTATTACAACTCTTCACAATCTCCTGTTACATCAGGAAGGAGCCAAAATGGCGGTCCGTCTAGCTGGTGGGCTGCAGAAAATGGTTGCCTTGCTTAACAAGACAAATGTAAAATTCTTGGCCATCACAACGGACTGCCTTCAGATCTTAGCATATGGCAATCAAGAAAGTAAG ctgatTATTCTGGCAAGTGGTGGACCCCAGGCTCTAGTAAACATAATGAGGACCTATACTTACGAGAAACTATTGTGGACCACAAGTAGGGTGCTGAAGGTGTTGTCAGTCTGCTCCAGCAACAAACCTGCTATTGTTGAGGCTG GTGGGATGCAAGCTTTGGGACTCCACCTCACAGATCCAAGCCAGCGTCTTGTCCAGAACTGTCTCTGGACTCTGAGGAATCTGTCGGATGCTGCAACAAAGCAG GAGGGCATGGAAGGCCTTCTAGGAACTCTTGTTCAGCTTTTAGGATCAGATGATATTAATGTTGTGACTTGTGCTGCAGGCATTCTTTCTAATCTTACCTGCAACAATTACAAGAACAAGATGATGGTGTGCCAGGTTGGTGGCATTGAGGCTCTTGTGCGCACAGTTCTCCGGGCTGGAGACAGGGAAGACATCACAGAACCTGCTATTTGTGCGCTTCGTCACCTCACCAGCAGACATCAAGAAGCTGAGATGGCTCAAAATGCAGTACGTCTCCATTATGGACTCCCAGTGGTGGTTAAACTGTTGCACCCACCATCACACTGGCCTTTGATCAAG GCTACTGTCGGTTTGATCCGCAATCTGGCACTCTGTCCTGCAAACCATGCCCCACTGCGTGAGCAAGGTGCTATTCCAAGGCTAGTTCAGTTGCTGGTTAGAGCACATCAAGATACCCAGCGACGTACTTCTATGGGTGGGACACAACAGCAGTTTGTG GAGGGTGTGCGTATGGAAGAAATTGTCGAGGGCTGCACTGGAGCCCTGCATATTCTTGCACGTGATGTTCATAATCGAATCGTAATCAGGGGTCTAAATACAATTCCACTATTTGTGCAG TTGTTGTACTCTCCCATTGAGAATATCCAGAGAGTAGCTGCTGGTGTACTTTGTGAACTGGCTCAAGACAAGGAAGCAGCTGAAGCAATTGAAGCTGAAGGTGCAACTGCCCCTTTAACAGAACTGCTTCATTCTAGGAATGAGGGGGTTG CAACATACGCAGCTGCAGTGCTGTTCAGAATGTCTGAGGACAAACCACAAGACTATAAGAAGCGACTTTCAGTTGAATTGACAAGCTCTCTGTTCCGGACTGAGCCAATGGCTTGGAACGAG